From a single Lewinella sp. LCG006 genomic region:
- a CDS encoding tol-pal system YbgF family protein, with translation MAKDNKGSLPNEETLADAVGKKSINEIFEENKNTITYLLIGLLVIVAGYLLYRQMVKLPQEKEAIEQMAQAQVQFERDSFALALTNPGQGFPGFVDIADQYGSSAAGNLALYYAGISYLHLGQFDAAIDYLNDFSPAGDVTPAMKAGALGDAYSEKGDFDAALSSYNKAVSKSNNPLISAYYLMKVGMLNERQGNAAAAREAYQTIKEEYYNTPQANDIDKYLVRVQG, from the coding sequence ATGGCAAAGGATAATAAAGGCAGTCTGCCAAACGAAGAAACCTTAGCAGATGCTGTAGGGAAAAAATCTATCAACGAGATTTTTGAAGAAAATAAGAATACCATCACTTACTTACTGATCGGTCTGTTAGTAATTGTGGCGGGTTATCTCCTTTACCGACAAATGGTAAAATTACCACAGGAGAAAGAAGCTATTGAACAAATGGCGCAAGCTCAGGTGCAATTCGAAAGAGATTCTTTTGCATTGGCATTAACCAACCCTGGACAAGGTTTCCCTGGATTTGTTGATATTGCTGACCAATACGGAAGCTCTGCAGCTGGCAACCTCGCCCTGTATTACGCTGGTATCAGCTATTTACACCTCGGGCAGTTTGATGCAGCCATCGACTACCTGAACGATTTCAGCCCTGCTGGAGACGTTACTCCTGCTATGAAAGCGGGTGCATTGGGTGATGCTTATTCTGAAAAAGGAGATTTTGATGCTGCTTTGTCTTCTTACAATAAGGCAGTAAGCAAAAGCAACAACCCGCTGATTTCTGCTTACTACCTCATGAAAGTAGGAATGCTCAACGAGCGCCAGGGCAATGCCGCTGCTGCTCGCGAAGCTTATCAAACCATCAAGGAAGAGTACTACAATACCCCTCAGGCCAACGATATTGACAAGTACCTCGTTCGGGTGCAAGGATAG
- the pdhA gene encoding pyruvate dehydrogenase (acetyl-transferring) E1 component subunit alpha, whose translation MATAAPTKKRATSKKKSTYSKEQYLEWYTLMLRIRKFEQKALMAYGQQKVRGFCHVYIGQEAVAAGIESALIEGDAIVTAYRQHGTALGRGISADAAMAELFGKATGANKGKGGSMHFFSKEHRYFGGNGIVGAQIPIGTGIAFAEKYKGTNNLCVTMFGDGAARQGALHESFNMAMTWKIPVLYILENNGYAMGTSVERTSNVTDMSKLGLSYEMPTESVDGMDPVAVHEAVSRAAEHIRSGKGPFYLEIRTYRYKGHSVSDPAKYRTKEEVKEYQDRDPIKMIEKAILDGKIATEEEINAIQEEVKVEIDNSYKFADESPLPDPAELYTDNYLQEDYPFLT comes from the coding sequence ATGGCAACAGCAGCACCGACGAAGAAGAGAGCTACCAGCAAGAAAAAATCTACTTACAGCAAAGAGCAATACCTGGAGTGGTATACCTTGATGCTACGGATTCGCAAGTTTGAGCAGAAAGCGCTCATGGCTTACGGACAGCAAAAAGTGAGAGGTTTTTGTCACGTATATATTGGCCAGGAAGCAGTGGCTGCAGGAATAGAATCTGCACTGATCGAAGGAGATGCCATCGTTACTGCTTATCGCCAACATGGCACTGCATTAGGCAGGGGTATTTCTGCTGACGCTGCAATGGCGGAATTGTTTGGCAAAGCTACTGGAGCGAACAAGGGTAAAGGTGGTTCTATGCACTTTTTCAGTAAAGAGCATCGCTACTTTGGTGGAAATGGAATTGTAGGTGCTCAAATCCCTATCGGTACGGGCATTGCTTTTGCAGAAAAATACAAAGGCACCAACAATCTTTGTGTGACAATGTTTGGCGATGGTGCTGCGCGCCAAGGAGCATTACACGAGTCTTTCAATATGGCGATGACCTGGAAAATTCCGGTTTTGTACATCCTTGAAAACAATGGCTATGCGATGGGTACTTCCGTTGAGCGTACTTCCAATGTCACGGATATGTCCAAATTGGGGCTTTCCTACGAAATGCCAACGGAATCGGTAGATGGAATGGACCCCGTAGCCGTGCACGAGGCTGTTAGCAGAGCTGCTGAACACATTCGTTCGGGCAAAGGACCATTCTACCTTGAAATCAGAACGTACCGCTACAAAGGTCACTCGGTATCTGACCCAGCCAAATACCGGACCAAAGAGGAGGTCAAAGAATACCAGGATCGCGATCCAATTAAAATGATAGAAAAGGCAATTCTTGATGGCAAGATTGCCACGGAGGAAGAAATCAACGCCATCCAGGAAGAAGTCAAAGTGGAAATTGATAATTCCTATAAATTTGCGGATGAATCACCACTTCCTGATCCAGCCGAGTTATACACGGATAATTACCTCCAAGAAGACTACCCCTTCCTTACCTAA
- a CDS encoding Uma2 family endonuclease yields MANNSEPEPDLAIVKYRKDYYATAHPGPEDILLLIEVADTSLAKDRHVKSVLFAESNIPEYWIMNTEEDLIRAISLS; encoded by the coding sequence TTGGCAAATAACTCAGAACCAGAACCAGATTTAGCGATTGTAAAATATCGCAAAGACTATTATGCCACGGCGCATCCTGGCCCCGAGGATATTTTATTATTGATTGAAGTGGCTGATACTTCACTGGCAAAAGACCGGCATGTTAAAAGTGTTCTATTCGCTGAATCAAACATCCCGGAGTATTGGATCATGAACACGGAAGAAGACCTTATTAGAGCAATTTCTCTATCCTGA
- the rpsO gene encoding 30S ribosomal protein S15 codes for MAVYLSKEKKSEIFTEYGGTGKNTGSTEGQIALFTYRIQELSQHLKDHPKDHSCRKALLTMVGRRKQMLTYLAKKDLEGYRALIEKLGIRNIRK; via the coding sequence ATGGCAGTTTATCTTTCTAAAGAAAAGAAATCGGAGATTTTCACAGAGTACGGCGGTACGGGCAAGAACACTGGTTCTACTGAAGGTCAAATCGCTCTGTTTACTTACCGTATTCAGGAGCTGAGCCAGCACCTGAAGGATCACCCAAAGGATCACTCTTGCCGTAAGGCATTGTTGACGATGGTTGGTCGTCGTAAGCAAATGCTAACTTACCTGGCCAAAAAAGACCTGGAAGGTTACCGTGCACTGATCGAGAAATTAGGTATCCGTAATATTCGCAAATAA
- the pnp gene encoding polyribonucleotide nucleotidyltransferase, whose amino-acid sequence MGQKNPITSSFNLPDGREVVIETGKLATQADGSVVVRMGDTMLFCSVVSSTEMREGQSFFPLSVDYQEKFAAAGRIPGNFFRRETKLNDYEVLTSRLVDRAIRPLFPDGYMYETQVIINLISGDTDVPPDALTALAASAAIAVSDIPFAGPISEVRVGRVDGEYVINPNFSVLEKADLDIIVAATMDNVMMVEGEADECSEADLVGAIKAGHEAIKVQIKAQLELAEKVGDKARNKRPFELPAVNEELKAEIKKISHDGLYKVCKGAHNKQDRKAGFTAVKDALKESLLESKGEEWLAENWDEAKELFSKYQKEVIREMVMGERLRLDGRKPEDIRPIWCETSYLPAAHGSAIFNRGETQSLTSLTLGTKSDKAMVDKALGLTFDDFILHYNFPAYSVGETKPMRGPGRREVGHANLAGRSLRKVLPEEVPYTIRIVSDIMESNGSSSMATVCAGTLALMDAGIQITAPVSGIAMGMVADKDRVVILSDILGDEDAVGDMDFKLTGTRNGITACQMDIKIEGLPYEELTKALEQARAGRIHILDEMAKELAEPREDLKPHAPRIVQVHIEKSFIGAVIGPGGKVVQELQKETGTVINIEEVDEHGVVSIASNDKAAIDKAVAAINRIAFTPKIGEEYDAVVKTIMPYGVFVDFNGRSGLLHVSEISHSRIENVEDHFNEGDEVRVKLIDVDNRTGKLRLSAKALLPRPEGSSDRGGDDRRGGDDRRGGGDRRDDRRGGDRRGGGDRRDDRRRDDRRRD is encoded by the coding sequence ATGGGACAAAAGAATCCTATCACGTCGTCCTTCAACTTGCCAGACGGACGAGAAGTGGTTATTGAAACCGGCAAGTTAGCGACCCAGGCCGATGGCTCGGTCGTCGTTCGCATGGGAGATACCATGTTGTTTTGTTCTGTAGTTTCTTCTACAGAAATGCGCGAAGGTCAATCCTTCTTCCCTCTATCCGTAGATTATCAGGAAAAGTTTGCAGCAGCAGGTCGTATTCCTGGCAACTTTTTCCGTCGGGAAACCAAGTTAAATGATTACGAAGTACTTACTTCTCGTCTGGTCGACCGGGCTATCCGTCCCCTGTTCCCCGATGGATATATGTATGAAACGCAAGTGATCATCAACCTGATCTCAGGAGATACCGATGTGCCACCTGATGCTTTGACAGCCCTGGCTGCCAGTGCGGCGATTGCGGTTTCAGATATTCCATTTGCTGGCCCAATTTCTGAAGTACGTGTAGGCCGTGTTGATGGTGAATACGTGATCAACCCTAATTTCAGTGTACTGGAAAAAGCGGACTTGGATATCATCGTAGCAGCCACCATGGACAACGTGATGATGGTAGAAGGAGAAGCCGACGAATGTTCGGAGGCAGATCTGGTAGGCGCCATCAAGGCGGGACACGAAGCTATCAAGGTGCAAATTAAAGCACAGCTTGAGTTGGCTGAAAAAGTAGGAGACAAAGCACGGAACAAGCGTCCGTTTGAGCTACCTGCTGTTAACGAAGAGTTGAAGGCAGAAATCAAGAAGATTTCTCATGATGGTCTTTACAAAGTATGTAAAGGTGCTCATAACAAGCAAGATCGCAAAGCTGGCTTTACGGCGGTAAAAGACGCTTTGAAAGAAAGTCTTCTGGAAAGCAAAGGAGAAGAGTGGCTAGCTGAAAATTGGGACGAAGCGAAAGAATTATTCTCTAAGTACCAAAAGGAAGTTATCCGCGAAATGGTGATGGGAGAGCGCTTGCGTCTGGACGGCCGTAAGCCGGAGGATATTCGCCCTATCTGGTGTGAAACCAGCTATTTGCCTGCGGCTCACGGTTCTGCTATCTTTAACCGTGGAGAAACGCAAAGTTTGACTTCTCTGACGCTCGGTACGAAGTCAGATAAAGCAATGGTCGACAAGGCTTTAGGGCTTACTTTCGACGATTTTATCCTGCACTACAACTTCCCTGCTTACTCTGTTGGTGAGACCAAGCCGATGCGTGGCCCTGGCCGTCGTGAGGTTGGACACGCTAACCTGGCTGGACGCTCTTTACGTAAAGTACTACCAGAAGAGGTGCCCTACACCATTCGTATCGTAAGTGATATCATGGAGTCAAATGGCTCTTCTTCTATGGCAACTGTTTGTGCGGGTACGCTCGCATTGATGGACGCTGGTATCCAAATTACAGCACCTGTTTCAGGTATTGCCATGGGGATGGTAGCTGATAAAGATCGGGTGGTTATCCTTTCTGATATTCTTGGCGACGAGGATGCTGTAGGAGACATGGACTTCAAATTGACAGGTACCCGCAACGGAATCACTGCCTGCCAGATGGACATCAAGATCGAAGGTTTGCCTTACGAAGAACTCACCAAAGCTTTGGAGCAAGCTCGTGCTGGCCGTATCCATATTTTGGATGAAATGGCTAAGGAATTAGCTGAGCCTCGCGAAGATCTCAAGCCACACGCACCACGTATTGTACAAGTACACATCGAGAAGTCGTTCATTGGTGCGGTTATCGGACCTGGAGGTAAAGTGGTTCAGGAACTACAGAAAGAAACGGGTACCGTCATCAACATCGAAGAGGTGGATGAGCACGGGGTGGTAAGTATTGCCAGTAACGATAAAGCTGCCATCGATAAGGCAGTTGCTGCCATCAATCGTATTGCCTTCACACCAAAGATAGGAGAGGAGTACGATGCAGTTGTGAAAACGATTATGCCTTACGGTGTATTCGTTGATTTCAATGGTCGTAGTGGCTTGCTACACGTATCGGAAATCAGCCACTCACGTATCGAAAATGTAGAAGATCACTTCAATGAAGGTGATGAAGTAAGGGTGAAATTGATCGACGTAGACAACCGTACGGGTAAACTTCGTCTTTCTGCCAAAGCACTTCTTCCTCGCCCAGAAGGTAGCAGTGACCGTGGAGGAGATGATCGCCGTGGTGGCGACGACCGTCGCGGAGGTGGTGATCGCAGAGATGATCGTCGTGGTGGTGACCGCCGTGGAGGTGGTGATCGCAGAGACGACCGTCGTCGTGATGACCGTCGTCGTGACTAA
- a CDS encoding RNA polymerase sigma factor RpoD/SigA — protein sequence MRQLKITNKITSRESLALDKYLTDIGKISLLSAEEEAELARRIREGDQEALDKLTRANLRFVVSVAKQYQNQGLSLPDLINEGNVGLMKAARRFDETKGFKFISYAVWWIRQSILQAIVEYSRIVRLPLNKVGSYHKINGAFRSFVQEFEREPTNEELAELLNITPKDVANVLKGNTRHVSVDAPVSSEEGSATMLDFITTGDEDMPDNQLMEESLKEEVQQGLSILSPREVEVLSTYYGLNGYKALTLEEIGDLYGLTRERVRQIKERAIRRLRKSYNRNTLRSFLG from the coding sequence ATGCGTCAGTTAAAGATTACAAATAAGATTACTTCCAGAGAGAGCTTAGCACTTGATAAGTATCTCACGGATATAGGAAAAATTTCGCTGCTTTCAGCGGAAGAAGAGGCAGAGTTGGCACGTCGAATTCGGGAAGGTGATCAGGAAGCCCTGGATAAACTTACCAGAGCAAATCTGCGCTTTGTAGTCTCCGTTGCAAAACAATACCAAAATCAAGGATTATCCTTGCCCGACCTTATCAATGAAGGTAACGTTGGCTTGATGAAAGCGGCGCGTCGCTTTGATGAAACCAAAGGATTCAAGTTTATTTCCTATGCTGTTTGGTGGATACGGCAGTCGATTTTGCAAGCTATCGTTGAGTATTCGCGAATCGTACGCCTTCCATTGAACAAGGTGGGGTCTTACCACAAAATTAATGGTGCCTTCCGTTCTTTTGTTCAAGAATTTGAACGTGAACCTACCAACGAAGAGTTAGCGGAATTACTGAATATTACGCCTAAGGATGTTGCCAATGTTCTCAAAGGTAACACTCGCCATGTGTCCGTTGATGCACCAGTGTCTTCAGAAGAAGGCAGTGCTACCATGTTGGATTTTATCACCACAGGTGATGAAGATATGCCCGACAATCAACTGATGGAAGAATCGCTTAAGGAGGAGGTCCAGCAAGGATTATCCATCTTGTCACCTCGGGAAGTAGAAGTCCTTTCGACCTATTACGGTCTAAATGGCTATAAAGCCCTCACGCTGGAAGAAATTGGTGATTTGTATGGCCTCACCCGCGAGCGTGTCCGGCAAATTAAAGAAAGAGCTATCCGTCGCTTACGGAAGTCTTATAATCGCAATACCTTAAGGTCTTTTCTGGGATAA
- a CDS encoding SusE domain-containing protein: MWSLALSIFAFGCEDDRDLVVAQLGDAPVITSPEAGLMVDITEDNLNDVFATISWTPADFGFTAAVNYKVEFDVAGNNFADAVELGATTKFDLAVSNTKVNNIMVTKGLPGGEFTNMEIRVRARTSAALDELISQAITVSVSPVAVEIDYPKLQVPGSYQGWAPENETTVIYSANSDGKFDGYLYIGDDAAAHKFTDGPSWDVNWGDDGADGTLEPGGADIVLGTAGVYRFVVDINALTHSSLRTEWGIIGDATPGGWDNDTDMTYDQTTGLWTVDIDLEGGKFVKFRVNDAWDVNLGDNDTDNKMEYGGADIPVAESGNYTVTLDLNNAIYTYTLTKN, encoded by the coding sequence ATGTGGTCTTTGGCATTAAGCATTTTTGCTTTTGGCTGTGAAGACGACCGCGACTTAGTAGTTGCCCAACTGGGCGACGCTCCTGTAATCACTAGCCCTGAGGCCGGTTTAATGGTTGACATCACTGAAGACAACCTCAATGATGTGTTTGCTACGATTAGTTGGACTCCTGCTGATTTTGGCTTTACGGCTGCTGTCAACTACAAAGTAGAGTTTGATGTAGCGGGCAACAACTTTGCCGATGCCGTAGAGTTAGGTGCTACCACCAAATTTGACCTTGCAGTAAGCAATACCAAAGTCAACAATATCATGGTGACAAAAGGCTTGCCAGGCGGTGAATTCACGAACATGGAAATCCGTGTCCGTGCACGTACGAGTGCAGCACTTGATGAATTGATCTCCCAAGCAATCACGGTCAGTGTATCTCCTGTAGCTGTAGAAATTGATTATCCTAAACTACAGGTACCAGGCAGCTACCAAGGCTGGGCACCTGAAAACGAGACTACGGTCATCTACTCTGCTAATAGCGATGGTAAATTCGATGGATACCTCTACATTGGTGATGATGCTGCTGCTCACAAATTCACCGACGGCCCAAGTTGGGATGTTAACTGGGGTGACGATGGTGCTGATGGCACTTTGGAACCTGGTGGAGCCGATATTGTTTTGGGCACTGCTGGCGTTTACCGTTTTGTAGTAGATATCAACGCCCTTACCCATAGCTCCTTGAGAACAGAGTGGGGAATTATTGGCGATGCTACTCCTGGTGGATGGGACAATGATACCGATATGACCTATGATCAAACAACTGGCCTGTGGACGGTTGACATTGACTTGGAAGGCGGCAAATTTGTTAAATTCCGTGTCAATGATGCCTGGGATGTAAACCTAGGTGACAATGATACGGATAATAAAATGGAATACGGAGGAGCCGATATCCCAGTCGCAGAATCGGGCAACTATACCGTTACTCTTGATCTTAACAATGCTATTTATACCTATACTTTGACAAAAAACTAA
- a CDS encoding RagB/SusD family nutrient uptake outer membrane protein yields the protein MRNNNLLNILFLLGGLVFLTTSCFNDLDVEPIDPDDTTANVVYTDPGAYRQVLAKLYAGLSVSGQEGPSGQPDINGIDEGFSTYLRQYWKAQELSTDEAVIAWNDGNIHDYEDMDWDANNEFIRAMYDRLYFQIALCNEFLRESTDEKLDSRGQSDLKAEMKAYRAEARFLRALSYWHALDMFRNVPFVREADGVGFFLPEQISAADLFQWLEDEIKDIEPDMLVPGTNEYGRADQGALWMLAAKLYLNAEVYIGQNRAADCIEFCNKVINAGYELEDNYSHLFLADNDNSSEIIFPVLFDGAQTRTWGGMTFIMHAAIGGDMQASEFGMDGGWGGTRTTSAFVAKFPEVGGSVVEPVFGSGNYTLLNVPGDYQGWNPEDDNTALASLNDDGVYTGYIYFPADQLGFKFADGGWATNWGDDGADGTLEPGGANIIAPGVGFYLVNVNLNDLTYSLTPTSWGIIGDATPGGWDNDTNMTYNEADGAWEITIDLTGGEMKFRANDGWDINFGDDGSDALLEAGGANIAVPGGGNYTIKLYLGKPDYTYSVVSNSNDDRKMFFTQGQTLEITDVSQFNQGYAIAKWRNVDRAGNPGKDLTFPDTDFPMFRLADAYLMYAEATLRGGNGNPGLALDYVNNVRNRAGAGSITADELTLGFLLDERARELHWECHRRTDLVRFGQFTDGTYHWPLKGNSLQGTSVPRFRNVFPIPSSDLGVNPKLSQNDGYF from the coding sequence ATGAGAAATAACAATCTTTTAAACATCCTTTTTCTACTGGGTGGATTGGTGTTCCTGACCACATCGTGCTTTAACGATCTGGATGTTGAACCCATCGATCCTGATGATACTACCGCCAATGTTGTGTACACCGATCCGGGTGCTTACCGTCAGGTATTGGCAAAATTATACGCTGGTCTATCCGTAAGTGGTCAGGAAGGCCCTTCCGGGCAGCCTGATATCAATGGCATTGACGAAGGCTTCTCTACCTACCTTCGCCAATACTGGAAAGCCCAGGAGCTTTCTACCGACGAGGCCGTAATTGCCTGGAACGATGGAAACATCCACGATTATGAAGACATGGACTGGGATGCTAACAATGAGTTTATCCGTGCCATGTACGATCGCTTGTATTTCCAGATCGCACTCTGTAACGAATTCCTCCGGGAATCTACGGATGAGAAGCTCGACAGTCGTGGTCAAAGCGATCTAAAAGCAGAAATGAAGGCTTACCGTGCAGAAGCACGCTTCCTCCGAGCCTTGAGCTACTGGCATGCACTGGACATGTTCCGAAATGTACCTTTTGTAAGGGAAGCTGATGGTGTTGGCTTTTTCTTGCCTGAGCAAATCAGTGCGGCAGACCTTTTCCAATGGTTGGAAGACGAGATCAAAGATATCGAACCTGATATGCTTGTTCCTGGCACCAACGAATACGGTCGTGCTGACCAAGGTGCATTGTGGATGTTGGCGGCTAAACTTTACCTCAACGCGGAAGTTTACATTGGCCAGAATCGTGCTGCGGATTGTATTGAGTTCTGTAATAAAGTTATCAATGCAGGTTACGAATTGGAGGATAATTACAGCCACCTATTCTTAGCAGACAATGACAATTCTTCTGAAATTATTTTCCCTGTTCTATTTGACGGTGCGCAGACCCGTACTTGGGGGGGTATGACCTTCATCATGCACGCTGCCATTGGTGGTGACATGCAAGCTTCTGAATTTGGCATGGACGGAGGTTGGGGAGGTACCCGTACCACCAGTGCTTTTGTTGCTAAATTTCCTGAAGTAGGTGGTAGTGTTGTTGAGCCCGTTTTTGGTTCAGGCAATTATACCTTGCTCAACGTTCCTGGCGATTACCAGGGTTGGAACCCAGAGGACGACAATACGGCTTTGGCTTCTTTGAATGACGATGGCGTATACACCGGATATATTTATTTCCCGGCGGATCAACTCGGGTTCAAATTTGCTGACGGTGGCTGGGCTACTAACTGGGGTGATGATGGAGCAGATGGAACGCTCGAGCCCGGAGGGGCCAACATTATAGCTCCAGGAGTAGGTTTCTATCTTGTAAATGTTAACCTCAACGACTTGACTTACAGCCTTACTCCCACCAGCTGGGGTATTATTGGTGATGCAACTCCCGGAGGTTGGGACAACGACACCAATATGACCTACAATGAAGCTGATGGTGCATGGGAAATTACCATTGACCTGACAGGGGGTGAGATGAAGTTCCGCGCCAACGATGGTTGGGACATCAACTTCGGAGACGATGGATCTGATGCCCTTTTAGAAGCAGGTGGAGCTAATATTGCTGTACCTGGCGGTGGAAATTACACCATCAAACTTTACTTGGGTAAACCTGATTACACCTATTCTGTGGTTTCTAATTCCAACGATGATCGCAAAATGTTCTTCACTCAGGGGCAAACACTGGAGATTACCGACGTATCACAGTTTAACCAAGGGTACGCAATTGCCAAATGGCGCAACGTTGATCGTGCGGGCAACCCTGGAAAAGACCTTACTTTCCCAGACACCGACTTTCCAATGTTCCGCTTGGCGGATGCTTACCTGATGTATGCTGAAGCTACCCTTCGTGGCGGCAATGGCAATCCAGGGCTGGCCTTGGATTACGTTAACAACGTACGCAACAGAGCTGGAGCCGGCAGTATTACAGCGGATGAACTCACTTTAGGCTTCCTCCTTGACGAGCGGGCGCGCGAGCTTCACTGGGAATGTCACCGCCGTACGGACTTGGTGCGTTTCGGGCAATTTACCGATGGTACTTACCACTGGCCGCTGAAAGGGAATTCCCTCCAAGGTACGAGTGTACCTCGTTTCAGAAATGTATTCCCCATTCCTTCTTCTGATTTGGGTGTAAACCCTAAATTGTCTCAGAACGACGGATATTTCTAG